One genomic window of Halovivax cerinus includes the following:
- the lonB gene encoding ATP-dependent protease LonB yields the protein MSNDTNDTDPPDEGTDASETETEEAADEQPPRDVLAPSDDVPVTASADAEADADATEESTPSSDETDETSDDSDAPTDESGDTDPDPDDVPDDIWRELEDEPTPGDGTADDDPATGEGVYGEYDDEPETVETIDDLGSEVTVDADLEIDEDEEDNLLGGLRIDSTDEIEVPDRLVDQVIGQDEARDIIIKAAKQRRHVMMIGSPGTGKSMLAKAMSQLLPQEDLQDILVYHNPDDGNEPKVRTVPAGKGEQIIDAHKEEARKRKQMRSILMWVIIAIVVVYAFITGPLLLGVIAAVVIWLFFRYTSRGMDAMVPNMIVNNGEQRVAPFEDATGAHAGALLGDVRHDPFQSGGMETPSHDRVEPGSIHKANKGVLFVDEMNTLDIRTQQKLMTAIQEGEFSITGQSERSSGAMVQTEPVPTDFIMIAAGNLDAMENMHPALRSRIKGYGYEVYMDDTIEDTPEMRRKYVRFIAQEVERDGRLPHFDREAVEELMLEARRRAGRKDHLTLLFRNLGGLVRVAGDIARAEDREYTTREDVLQAKKRSRSIEQQLADDYIDRRKDYELQVNEGGVEGRVNGLAVMGEDSGIMLPVMAEVTPAQGPGRVIATGQLKEMAQESVQNVSAIIKKFSDEDLSTGVPGWEEDRYGASDYPDSSLAGTDVHIQFVQAGQQGVDGDSASITVATAVISALEDVPVDQSVAMTGSLSVRGDVLPVGGVTHKIEAAAKSGIKTVIIPKANEQDVMIEDEYEEMVDIIPVSNISEVLDVALMGEPEKDSLLDRLKSITNTAFDSQVSGTGSSNPSPQ from the coding sequence ATGAGTAACGACACGAACGACACCGATCCCCCGGACGAGGGGACCGACGCGTCCGAGACGGAGACAGAGGAGGCCGCCGACGAGCAGCCACCTCGCGACGTCCTCGCGCCGTCGGACGACGTACCGGTGACGGCGTCGGCCGATGCCGAAGCGGACGCCGACGCGACAGAGGAGTCGACGCCGTCGTCGGACGAAACCGACGAGACGTCGGACGACTCGGACGCGCCTACGGACGAGTCCGGCGATACCGACCCCGATCCGGACGACGTCCCGGACGACATCTGGCGCGAACTCGAAGACGAGCCTACTCCGGGCGACGGGACCGCCGACGACGACCCAGCGACGGGCGAGGGCGTCTACGGCGAGTACGACGACGAACCGGAGACCGTCGAGACGATCGACGATCTCGGAAGCGAGGTCACCGTCGACGCCGATCTCGAGATCGACGAGGACGAGGAGGACAACTTACTCGGCGGCCTCCGGATCGACTCGACCGACGAGATCGAGGTTCCAGACCGGCTGGTCGATCAGGTGATCGGCCAGGACGAGGCGCGCGACATCATCATCAAGGCGGCCAAGCAGCGCCGCCACGTGATGATGATCGGCTCGCCTGGTACCGGCAAGTCGATGCTCGCGAAGGCGATGAGCCAGCTCCTCCCGCAGGAAGACCTCCAGGACATCCTGGTCTACCACAACCCGGACGACGGCAACGAGCCGAAGGTCCGGACGGTCCCGGCGGGCAAGGGCGAGCAGATCATCGACGCCCACAAGGAGGAAGCCCGCAAGCGAAAGCAGATGCGTTCGATCCTGATGTGGGTCATCATCGCCATCGTGGTGGTGTACGCGTTCATCACCGGGCCCCTCCTCCTCGGCGTCATCGCCGCGGTGGTCATCTGGCTGTTCTTCCGCTACACCTCCCGCGGGATGGACGCCATGGTGCCCAACATGATCGTCAACAACGGCGAGCAGCGCGTCGCGCCGTTCGAGGACGCGACGGGTGCCCACGCCGGTGCGCTGCTGGGCGACGTCCGCCACGACCCGTTCCAGTCCGGCGGCATGGAGACCCCGAGTCACGACCGCGTGGAACCTGGGTCCATCCACAAGGCCAACAAAGGCGTGCTGTTCGTCGACGAGATGAACACGCTCGATATCCGCACCCAGCAGAAGCTGATGACGGCCATCCAGGAGGGTGAGTTCTCGATCACCGGCCAGTCCGAGCGTTCCTCGGGCGCGATGGTCCAGACCGAGCCCGTCCCGACGGACTTCATCATGATCGCGGCGGGGAACCTGGACGCGATGGAGAACATGCACCCCGCGCTGCGCTCGCGGATCAAGGGCTACGGCTACGAGGTGTACATGGACGACACCATCGAGGACACGCCCGAGATGCGCCGGAAGTACGTCCGCTTCATCGCCCAGGAAGTCGAACGCGACGGGCGCCTGCCCCACTTCGACCGCGAGGCGGTCGAGGAACTCATGCTGGAGGCCCGCCGTCGCGCTGGCCGCAAGGATCACCTCACGCTGCTGTTCCGTAACCTCGGTGGACTGGTCCGCGTCGCCGGCGACATCGCCCGCGCGGAGGATCGCGAGTACACGACGCGCGAGGACGTCCTCCAGGCGAAGAAGCGCTCGCGCTCGATCGAACAGCAACTCGCCGACGACTACATCGATCGGCGCAAGGACTACGAACTGCAGGTCAACGAGGGCGGCGTCGAGGGCCGCGTCAACGGCCTCGCAGTCATGGGCGAGGACTCGGGCATCATGCTCCCCGTCATGGCCGAAGTGACGCCCGCACAGGGGCCCGGCCGGGTCATCGCGACCGGCCAGCTGAAGGAGATGGCCCAGGAGTCCGTCCAGAACGTCTCCGCGATCATCAAGAAGTTCTCCGACGAGGACCTCTCGACGGGCGTCCCCGGCTGGGAGGAAGATCGCTACGGGGCGAGCGACTATCCCGACTCTTCGTTGGCCGGCACGGACGTCCACATCCAGTTCGTCCAGGCCGGACAGCAAGGTGTCGACGGCGACTCGGCCTCGATCACGGTCGCGACCGCCGTCATCTCCGCGCTCGAGGACGTCCCGGTCGACCAGTCGGTCGCGATGACCGGTTCGCTGTCGGTTCGGGGCGACGTACTGCCCGTCGGCGGCGTGACGCACAAGATCGAGGCCGCCGCGAAGTCCGGCATCAAGACGGTCATCATCCCGAAGGCCAACGAGCAGGACGTCATGATCGAGGACGAGTACGAGGAGATGGTCGACATCATCCCCGTCTCGAACATCAGCGAGGTCCTAGACGTCGCACTGATGGGCGAACCCGAGAAGGATTCGCTACTCGACCGGCTGAAGTCGATCACCAACACGGCGTTCGACAGCCAGGTGAGCGGAACCGGTAGCTCGAACCCGAGCCCCCAGTAA
- a CDS encoding MGMT family protein — protein sequence MEDAGIYAREVPFLDGYVQVGIASGRVLSVSFPAQPDADATSDHPVLDRIVEYLDGVSDVSFDDVTVALTVPTDQRSVLEQVRTIPYGESIDVAGLAAMTPDVDPDDEDDLILVRTALEANPAPLLIPDHRVRDGPSAAPPSVEQRLRSLEGL from the coding sequence ATGGAAGACGCTGGGATCTACGCGCGTGAGGTTCCCTTTCTCGACGGCTACGTGCAGGTCGGAATCGCGAGCGGTCGCGTGCTCTCCGTCTCGTTTCCGGCCCAGCCGGACGCGGATGCCACGTCGGACCATCCCGTTCTCGATCGGATCGTCGAGTACCTCGACGGCGTCTCGGACGTCTCGTTCGACGACGTCACCGTGGCGCTGACCGTGCCGACCGACCAGCGTTCCGTGCTCGAGCAGGTTCGGACGATCCCCTACGGCGAGAGCATCGACGTCGCCGGTCTCGCCGCGATGACGCCAGACGTCGACCCGGACGACGAGGACGATCTGATCCTCGTTCGAACGGCGCTCGAGGCGAATCCGGCGCCACTTCTCATCCCCGACCACCGCGTCCGCGACGGACCGAGCGCTGCCCCGCCGTCCGTCGAGCAACGACTCAGGTCGCTCGAAGGTCTCTAG
- the trpC gene encoding indole-3-glycerol phosphate synthase has translation MMTCNELAAPVRSILTAARDRSQPDGTPLAVSPRSLPQAIRDAESDGRVPIVAEIKPTSPTTDGRRTDDPVELARAMIAGGATALSVLTEPDHFGGSPEALERVRQAVDVPVLRKDFILREEHLDVVAADLVLVIARFVDDLPGLVTAARDRGFQVLVEVHTREELRAALDAGARFVGINNRDLAALEVDLSTFEHVVGSTGDGGTANGLAAADNLTDRLADVTLVAESGVSTPDDVRRLRGAGADALLVGSAIMDGDVEANTRRLVEAGRPEDGRTDADPKARSTSEQGVDAA, from the coding sequence ATGATGACTTGTAACGAACTCGCCGCGCCAGTTCGGTCGATCCTGACGGCGGCGAGAGACCGATCGCAGCCGGATGGAACACCCCTCGCCGTGTCGCCGCGGTCACTCCCCCAGGCGATACGGGACGCCGAATCCGACGGCCGGGTCCCGATCGTCGCCGAGATCAAACCGACGAGTCCGACGACCGACGGGAGACGAACCGACGATCCCGTCGAGCTGGCCCGGGCGATGATAGCGGGCGGCGCAACCGCGCTCTCGGTACTGACGGAACCGGATCACTTCGGGGGGTCGCCGGAGGCCCTCGAACGCGTCCGCCAGGCTGTCGACGTCCCGGTCCTCAGGAAGGACTTCATTCTCCGCGAGGAGCATCTCGACGTCGTCGCCGCCGACCTCGTCCTGGTGATCGCTCGGTTCGTCGATGACCTCCCCGGACTGGTCACCGCCGCCCGGGATCGAGGCTTCCAGGTGCTGGTGGAAGTACACACCCGCGAGGAACTACGCGCGGCGCTCGACGCCGGCGCGCGATTCGTCGGTATCAACAATCGCGATCTGGCCGCCCTCGAGGTCGACCTCTCGACGTTCGAGCACGTCGTCGGGTCGACCGGGGACGGTGGGACGGCGAACGGGCTCGCCGCGGCCGACAATCTCACGGATCGACTCGCGGACGTCACGCTCGTCGCCGAGAGTGGTGTGTCGACGCCGGACGACGTGCGCCGACTGCGAGGGGCGGGTGCAGACGCCTTGCTCGTTGGGAGCGCGATAATGGACGGCGACGTGGAGGCGAACACGCGACGGCTGGTCGAGGCCGGACGGCCAGAAGACGGTCGGACCGACGCCGACCCGAAGGCTCGTTCGACCAGCGAACAGGGGGTGGATGCCGCGTGA
- the trpB gene encoding tryptophan synthase subunit beta, with product MADTAGRFGPYGGQYVPEALVPALAELVDAHERYVLHNEDGFRDELREHLRTFAGRPTPLQRADALSERYGRDIYLKREDLVHGGAHKLNNALGQVLLATYMGKDRVIAETGAGQHGTATAMAAAHLDVPCEIYMGRVDVNRQRPNVYRMRMSGAEVTPVDAGSATLKEAINETMRDWAGSVETTHYAVGSVVGPHPFPALVRDFQAVIGEEIRTQIRDEAARLPDDVVACAGGGSNTMGTFAAFVEDERPADADSEGDATADVALHAVEAGGSDLGIDEESGVAPNSASLSTGTEGVLHGALTKLLQTEDGQVVESHSISAGLDYAGVGPELAELVDRDRVTPATVDDDATLTAFHRLSRLEGIIPALESSHALAYLEETCGPDADATDEDGDVSDRNDDASGRGGDVSDRGGDASGETGDADLGDLVVVTVSGRGDKDLETVLEETDRRDIETAPDVEVFDG from the coding sequence ATGGCCGACACAGCGGGCCGGTTCGGACCGTACGGTGGCCAGTACGTGCCCGAGGCGCTGGTGCCCGCGCTGGCCGAACTCGTCGACGCCCACGAGCGCTACGTCCTGCACAACGAGGACGGCTTTCGCGACGAACTGCGCGAGCACCTGCGGACCTTCGCCGGCCGGCCGACACCGCTTCAGCGCGCGGACGCCCTGAGCGAGCGCTACGGCCGCGATATCTATCTCAAGCGCGAAGACCTCGTCCACGGCGGTGCGCACAAGCTTAACAACGCGCTCGGGCAGGTCCTCCTCGCGACGTACATGGGCAAAGACCGCGTCATCGCCGAGACCGGTGCCGGCCAGCACGGCACTGCGACGGCGATGGCCGCCGCCCACCTCGACGTGCCCTGCGAGATCTACATGGGCCGGGTCGACGTCAACCGCCAGCGACCCAACGTCTACCGGATGCGGATGAGCGGCGCCGAGGTGACGCCGGTCGATGCCGGCAGCGCGACGCTGAAGGAAGCGATCAACGAGACGATGCGTGACTGGGCGGGCAGCGTCGAGACGACCCACTACGCCGTCGGATCGGTCGTCGGGCCGCACCCATTCCCCGCACTCGTTCGGGACTTCCAGGCCGTCATCGGCGAGGAGATCCGCACCCAGATCCGCGACGAGGCCGCGCGCCTCCCGGACGACGTCGTCGCCTGCGCCGGCGGTGGCTCGAACACGATGGGCACGTTCGCCGCGTTCGTTGAAGACGAGCGGCCTGCGGACGCAGATTCCGAAGGCGACGCCACCGCTGACGTCGCCCTCCACGCCGTCGAAGCCGGCGGCTCCGACCTCGGTATCGACGAGGAGTCCGGCGTGGCGCCGAACTCTGCGTCGCTGTCGACCGGCACCGAGGGCGTCCTCCACGGCGCGCTGACCAAGCTCCTCCAGACCGAGGACGGGCAAGTCGTCGAATCACACAGTATCAGCGCGGGCCTGGACTACGCCGGCGTCGGGCCGGAGCTGGCCGAGCTGGTCGACCGGGACCGGGTGACGCCCGCGACGGTCGACGACGACGCGACGCTCACCGCGTTTCACCGTCTCTCGCGGCTCGAAGGGATTATTCCCGCCCTGGAATCGAGTCACGCGCTCGCCTACCTCGAGGAGACCTGTGGACCGGACGCCGACGCGACGGACGAGGACGGCGACGTGTCCGACAGGAACGACGACGCGTCAGGCAGAGGCGGCGACGTGTCCGACAGGGGCGGCGACGCGTCGGGCGAAACGGGGGACGCCGATCTCGGCGACCTGGTCGTCGTGACCGTCTCCGGACGGGGCGACAAGGATCTGGAGACCGTTCTGGAGGAAACCGACCGGCGCGACATCGAGACCGCGCCCGACGTGGAGGTGTTCGACGGATGA
- a CDS encoding helix-turn-helix domain-containing protein: MAKYSTGSSTAGGGTNCELCGAESNSLTRQTVAGAELEVCSNCASHGDESRSSTSSSGGGGRDRDETSRKKKAAQNVAKANPVWDGDSEHWEREGTNYDDDPLPYLVSDYGDVLESARQDAGQTREELADDLGVPESDLLAIEQGRATQAGVGGGLIEALEDRLDVQLAE, from the coding sequence ATGGCTAAGTACTCGACCGGCTCCTCGACGGCCGGAGGCGGGACGAACTGCGAGCTCTGTGGCGCCGAGAGCAACTCGCTGACGCGCCAGACAGTCGCGGGTGCGGAGCTGGAGGTCTGTTCGAACTGCGCCTCGCACGGCGACGAGTCGCGCTCGTCGACGTCGTCGAGCGGTGGCGGCGGTCGCGACCGGGACGAGACCAGCCGCAAGAAGAAAGCGGCCCAGAACGTCGCGAAGGCGAACCCCGTCTGGGATGGCGATTCGGAACACTGGGAGCGCGAGGGAACGAACTACGACGACGACCCGCTGCCCTACCTCGTTTCGGACTACGGTGACGTCCTCGAATCCGCCCGACAGGACGCCGGACAAACGCGCGAGGAACTCGCCGACGACCTCGGCGTTCCCGAGTCGGACCTGCTCGCGATCGAGCAGGGTCGAGCGACCCAGGCCGGTGTCGGCGGCGGCTTGATCGAAGCGCTCGAAGACCGGCTCGACGTCCAGCTCGCCGAGTGA
- a CDS encoding CPBP family intramembrane glutamic endopeptidase, translating to MVRWVAFAVIVTLLTTVMVWLSLLTQRSITPIESTRSDETTLSTAVDSRAMVGRDDGEAWTGRDDGDDRSDHEDGAAWVDQAANIEPADRDGERGRSGDHDTDGGSSADSPAVETTAAEVRDGVRSGATVRSSAGEWTDRATSATQSSPDRIVARARGVPITSRGLLLNALATQGLFLALVAGAIVLTGVPADALGIALSHDAIVPDLGLGLGAGLGLYAASEGGSRLIRRLGVDHDEWLRESLAPARRRDWFLLFGVVLPVIAIFEELLFRGVLIGAFATGFGISPWLLAIGSSVLFAIGHGIQGRAGIVVTGVIGFALAGLFVLSESLVAVVTAHYLLNAFEFAVHEGFGLDR from the coding sequence ATGGTCCGGTGGGTGGCGTTCGCGGTGATCGTCACCCTGCTGACCACAGTGATGGTCTGGCTCTCCCTTCTGACGCAGCGGTCGATCACGCCCATCGAGTCGACTCGATCCGACGAGACGACTCTATCGACCGCGGTCGACTCACGAGCGATGGTGGGGCGCGACGACGGAGAAGCGTGGACGGGACGCGACGATGGAGACGACCGGTCCGACCACGAAGACGGAGCGGCGTGGGTGGATCAGGCTGCGAACATCGAGCCGGCAGATCGCGACGGCGAACGAGGCAGGTCCGGCGACCACGACACCGACGGTGGGTCGAGCGCCGACTCCCCGGCAGTCGAGACGACCGCCGCGGAGGTGCGCGACGGCGTCCGCTCCGGCGCGACAGTGCGTTCGTCAGCCGGGGAGTGGACCGATCGAGCGACGTCGGCGACGCAGTCGTCGCCGGACCGGATCGTCGCTCGCGCCCGCGGCGTTCCGATCACGAGTCGCGGACTGTTGCTGAACGCGCTGGCCACGCAGGGGCTCTTTCTGGCGCTCGTGGCTGGCGCCATCGTGCTGACCGGCGTACCCGCAGACGCGCTTGGAATTGCGCTCTCGCACGACGCGATCGTACCGGACCTCGGTCTCGGACTCGGCGCCGGTCTCGGTCTCTACGCTGCGAGCGAAGGTGGGAGCCGCCTCATCCGACGGCTCGGCGTCGACCACGACGAGTGGCTCCGCGAGAGCCTCGCGCCGGCCCGCCGTCGCGACTGGTTCCTCCTGTTCGGCGTCGTGTTACCCGTGATCGCGATCTTCGAGGAGCTGCTCTTCCGCGGCGTCCTGATCGGAGCGTTCGCGACCGGCTTCGGTATCTCACCGTGGCTCCTGGCGATCGGCTCCTCGGTGCTGTTCGCGATCGGTCACGGAATCCAGGGGAGGGCCGGGATCGTCGTCACGGGCGTGATCGGATTCGCGCTGGCGGGCCTGTTCGTCCTCTCGGAGAGTCTGGTGGCCGTCGTCACCGCCCACTACCTGCTGAACGCGTTCGAGTTCGCCGTTCACGAGGGCTTCGGTCTCGATCGATAG
- a CDS encoding nicotinamide-nucleotide adenylyltransferase, translating into MTRGIYIGRFQPFHDGHYSVVERIADEVDELVLGIGSADASHSTRNPFTAGERIMMITKSLAALDLVTYAVPIEDLDRNAVWVSHVESMSPHFDVAYANNPLVIQLFREAGVEVRQSPMYNRHVLEGSEVRERMIDDGDWESLVPGAVVEVVAEIGGIERLQMVSDTDANGEA; encoded by the coding sequence ATGACGCGGGGTATCTACATCGGGCGCTTCCAGCCGTTCCACGACGGCCACTACAGCGTCGTCGAACGGATCGCCGACGAGGTCGACGAACTCGTCCTCGGTATCGGGAGTGCCGACGCCTCGCACTCGACGCGGAATCCGTTCACCGCGGGCGAGCGTATCATGATGATCACCAAGAGTCTCGCCGCACTGGATCTCGTCACCTACGCCGTTCCGATCGAGGACCTGGATCGCAACGCCGTCTGGGTGAGCCACGTCGAGAGCATGAGCCCGCACTTCGACGTCGCCTACGCCAACAACCCGCTCGTCATCCAGCTCTTCCGCGAGGCCGGGGTCGAGGTTCGTCAGTCCCCGATGTACAATCGCCACGTCCTCGAGGGGAGCGAGGTGCGCGAGCGAATGATCGACGACGGCGACTGGGAGTCGCTCGTTCCCGGTGCCGTCGTCGAGGTCGTCGCTGAGATCGGCGGCATCGAGCGCCTCCAGATGGTCAGCGACACGGACGCGAACGGCGAGGCGTAG